The genomic segment GCCGCCTCCTCCGGCTGTGCGACCCGCGGCCAGGCCGCCGGCCCCTCCGGCCAGGGACCAGAGGCCTGCGGCGCGTCCGGGTGGACCGGGGCTGTCGGGCCCGACGCGTCCCGGCGCGCGCCCCATGCCGCCGCGCCGGGAGGCACCCCGCGCTCCCATGGTGCGGCCGCCGGTTCCGCCTCCTCCGCCGCTCGCCGCCGTGCCGGGCTCCGTCGCGCCCGTTGCCGGCGCGCCTGCGGCGCCTGCGCCGCCTGCGCCGGTCCGCGAGTTTCCGAAGAAAAAGGAACGCTTCATTCCGCCGCCGCCTCCGCCGCAACCTGTGGCCCTGCCGCCCAAGGTGCCGGCCGAGATCGAGCTCACCGGCGCGTTGTCGGTCGGTGAGCTCGCCGCCAAGCTGGAGCTGCCGGCCGGCGAGGTCGTGAAGAAGCTGCTGGAGCAGGGCGTGCTGGCCGGAATCAACCAACAGATTCCCCTGGAGACCGCGGCCAGGGTCGCCGAGGCGTTCGGCTCCAGGGTCCGCCGCGCCAGCCCCGCCCCGGCCGCCGCCGGTCCGGTGCCGCGCCGGCTGGAGGTGGCGCGGGACGAGGAAGCGGAACCGCGCGCCCCGGTGGTCACGATCATGGGGCACGTGGACCACGGCAAGACCTCGTTGCTGGACGCCATCCGCCATACCGATGTGGCGGCGCGGGAGTTCGGCGGGATCACGCAGCACATCGGTGCTTCGACGGTGGAGTTGGACGGCAGGCGCATCGTCTTCATCGATACCCCGGGCCACGAAGCCTTCACCGCGCTGCGCGCCCGGGGGGCGCAGGTCACCGACATCGCGGTGCTCGTCGTCGCCGCCGATGACGGGGTGATGCCTCAGACCCTGGAGGCCATCAACCACGCCCGGGCGGCAAAGGTGCCGATCATCGTGGCCATCAACAAGATCGACCTGCCCCAGGCCAACGTGGATCGGGTGAAGCAGCAGCTCTCCGATCAGGGCCTGGTGCCCGAGGACTGGGGCGGGGACACCGTCATGGTGCCGGTCTCGGCGCGGACGAAGGCCGGGCTGAAGGAACTGCTGGAGATGATCCTGTTGGTGGCCGACCTGCAGGAACTCCGGGCGAACCCGAACCGTCCGGCCCGGGGCACGATCATCGAGGCCAGCCTGGACAAGGGCCGCGGTCCTGTGGCCACCGTGCTGGTCCAGGAAGGGACGCTGCGGGCCGGCGACGCCGTTGTCGCCGGCGAGGCCTCCGGCCGGGTGCGCTGGATGGTCAACGACCGCGGCGAGCGGTTGACGGCGGCGGGTCCGTCCAGCGCCGTGGAGGTGGTGGGGCTGGACAGCGTGCCGACGGCCGGCGACCTGCTGGAGGTGGTGCGCGACGACCGGCTGGCCAAAGCCGTGGCCCAGGAGCGCCGGGAGCGGCGCCGCGCCCTGGAGATGGCCGTGGTCCGACCCGCCGCTGCGGAGGAGGCGGCGGCCGGAGAAGGGCCGAAGGAACTGCGGCTCATCGTCAAGGCCGACACCCACGGGTCCGTCGAGGCGCTTACCGCGTCGCTGAGTCGGCTGGCCACGCCGGAGGTGGGGATCGCCATCCTGCACGCCGCGGTGGGCAACGTGACCGAGTCGGATGTGATGCTGGCCGTGGCCAGTCGTGCCGTGATCGTCGGGTTCAACGTCCGGCCGGAGGCGCAGGTCCGCAAGCTGGCCGAGCAGGAAGGGACCGAGATCCTCAGCTATCGGGTGATCTACGAGGCGCTCGACGATCTGCGCCACCGGCTGCGCGGACTGCTGGCGCCGAAGAAGCGCGAGGTGTCCCTCGGTCAGGCCGAGGTGCGGCAGACGTTCACCATCTCTCGGGTGGGTACCGTGGCCGGCTGCTTTGTGGCCCAGGGGGTGATTCCCCGGTCGGCGTCCGTCCGCCTCATCCGCGACGGCGTGGTCGTCTACGAGGGAAAGATCGCTTCCCTGCGCCGCTTCAAAGAGGACGTGCGCGAAGTGGGTGCGGGGTTCGAGTGCGGCATCGCGCTGGAGCGATTCAACGACGTCAAGGTGGGGGACGTGCTCGAGGCGTTCGAGATCCGGGAAGAGCCGGCCTGACGGGCCGCCCCCGGGCCGGGCCGGTGGACGGGCCGACACCGCCCGCCGCCGGCGGCGCCCGCCACGGCAGATGGTCGTCGGCGTCCTGCGTCTGCAACTCAGCCTCCCCGGCAGCACTAGCCTGAAGGACAAGCGGCGTCTGCTGCGGAGCCTGCTGGACCGGCTGCACCAGACCTTCAACGTCTCCGCGGCCGAAGTGGACCGTCAGGACAGCCGCCGCCACGCCGAGGTGGGTATCAGTTACGTGAGCAGCACCTCCGCCCACGCCAGCGCCGTGCTCTCCCGGGTCCTGGACCTGGTGGAACGCGAATCCGAGATCGTGGTCACCGGCGTGGAGCTGGAATGGCGCTGAGGGGCGACCGTGAGCCATCGACCGGAGAAGGTGGAGCAGTTCATCAAAGAAGAAGTGATGCGGATCCTGCAGCGCGAGGTGCGCGATCCGCGGATCGGCTTCGTCTCGGTCACCGATGTCGAGGTCAGCGTGGACCTGCGCCACGCCCGCGTCTTCGTCAGCGTGCTCGGCGATCCCGGGGCCAAGACGGCGACGATGGAGGGGCTGCACAGCGCCTCGCGCTACATCCGCCGCGCCCTGGGGCGGCGGTTGCAGATGCGCTACACCCCCGACCTCACCTTCACCCTCGATGAGTCCATCGAACGCGGTTCGCGCGTCCTCAAGCTGCTCGGCGAAGTGAAGAGCGCTCCCGATGCCCACGCTGCCCGAGACGATCGCGGGGATCCTGCGCACGACGCCTGACGCGCTCATCGTCTGCCACGTGGCGCCGGACGGGGACTGCCTGGGGTCCGCCCTGGCCCTGGCCCTGGCCTGCGGGCAGTGCGGCGTCCAGGCCCTGGTGGGCAGCGCGGACGGCGTGCCCGAGGTCTACCGCTTCCTGCCCGGCAGCGACCGGATCCTCACCGCCCCGCCCGAGCGGGCGTGCGCGGTGGGGGTGGCCGTGGAGTGCAGCTCCCTCGACCGCGCCGGCGCCTTCGCCGAGGTGCTGGCCCGGTCCCGGACCGTGATCAACATCGATCACCACCAGAGCAACACCGCCTTCGGCGACATCGTCTTCCACGATCCCGCGGCCGCGGCGGTCGGCGAGCAGATCTCCGAGGTGATCCGGGCGATGGCCGTCCCGCTGACCCGGGAACTGGCCCAGTGCCTGCTGACCGCGATCGTCACCGACACCGGCCGGTTCGGGTTTCCCAACACCACCCCGCGGACGCTGCGGCTGGCCGCCGACCTGGTCGCCGCCGGGGGGTCGATTCCGGCCGTCGTGGAGCGCGTCTATGAGACGCGCACGGCGGGGGGCCTCCGGCTGCTCGGCGCCTCGCTGCAACGGCTGGCGCTGGCCGCCGAGGGTCGGATCGCCTGGACGGCGGTGACCCCGCAGATGCTGCAGGAGGCCGGGGCCGGCGCGGACGACGTCACGGGCATCGTCAACCTGCTGCGCCAGATTCGCGGCGTGCAGGTTGCGCTGCTCTTTGAGGTAACGCCCGACGGCGTCCGTGTGGGCATCCGCTCGCGCGACGGCGTCCGGGCCCACGCCATCGCGGAGGCGTTCGGCGGCGGCGGCCACGCCGGCGCGGCCGGGTTCACCGCCAGTGGGTCGCTGGACGACGTCGTGGCCCGGACGCTGGCCGCGGCGGAGAAGGAGCTCCATGCCGCCTCCTGACGGCATCCTCAACGTGCTGAAGCCGGTGGGGATGACATCCCACGACGTGGTGGATGCGGTGCGGCGTCTTGCCGGCACGCGGCGCGTCGGCCACACCGGGACGCTCGATCCCGGCGCCTCGGGCGTCCTGGTCCTGGTCGTGGGCCGGGCCACCCGGCTGGCCGAGTTCGTGGCGGTGACGGACAAGGAGTACCTGGTGGAGGTGACCTTCGGCCGCGCCACCGACACGGGGGATGCCTACGGGGCGACGGTCGCAGAGCACCCTACGGAAGGTCTTACGGCGGAGCGGGTGCGGGAGGTCCTGCGGTCGTTCATGGGCGAGATCGAACAGGTTCCGCCCATGGCCTCCGCCGTCCACGTGGGGGGCAGACGGCTCTATGAGCTCCGCCGGGAGGGGGCCCGGGTGGACGTGCCGCCCCGACGGGTGACCATCTACCAGCTCGAGCTAGTGGAGTTTGCGGCGGAGCGTCCCGCCCGAGGGCGGCTCCACATCACCTGCTCCAAGGGCACCTATATCCGCGGACTGTGCCATGAGATCGGGACGGCGCTGGGGGTGGGCGCCCATGCCTCCTTCATGGTCCGCACCCGGGTCGGGCGCTACCTCCTGGAAGACGCCTACGCGCTGGAGGAGCTGACCCCCCGGTCGCTGGAGGATGCCCTGGAGTCGCCGGAGGCGGCCCTGGCCGATCTGCCCGCCGTGGAGCTCACCGCGGTGCAGCGCCAGGCCGTCGTGCACGGTCAGCCGGTTCCGCTGTTCAAGGTGCCCGGCTGGCAACGCCTGGTCCAGGCGGACCTGGTGCGCCTGCGCGACGCCCGGGGCCTGGTGGCGCTGGCCCGCGTCGAGCAGGGGGTGCTGAAACCCTTCAAAGTGCTGCGGGAGGGCTGATGGAGGTCGTCCGGGACCTTGCCGCCTTTCCGCGCCAGCGCGTCCCGGTGGCCCTGGCCCTGGGCACCTTCGACGGCGTGCACCGCGGGCATCAGGCCCTCCTGCAGGCCGCCGTGCGTCTGGCCAGGGAGGTGGGCGGCCGCGCCGCGGCGATCACCTTCGACCCGCACCCGCTGACGGTGATCGCTCCGCCTCCGGAACCCTTCCTGCTCACGACCCTGGACGAGCGGTTGACGCTGCTGGCGGCGCAGGGCATCGACCTGACCGTGGTAGTCAGGTTCGATGAAGCGCTGCGGCGGATCGACGCGGCGGGCTGGATGGCCATGCTGGAACGGCACGTCGGCATGCAGCACCTCCTCTGCGGGGACAACTACACCTTCGGACGGGATCGGGGCGGCACGGCCGAGCTGTTGCGGCGGTGGGCGGAGGCGCGGGGCGTCCGGGTACATGTGATCGCGCCGGTGCATGTCGGGGGGACGCTGGTGAGCAGCACGCTGATCCGGCGGCTGCTGCGCTCCGGAGAGGTGCGCGAGGCGGCCCGGTATCTGGGCCGGTGGTATCGGCTGGGGGGCCGGGTGGGGCGGGGCGACGCCCGAGGACGGCGGCTGGGGTTTCCCACCGCGAATCTCGTGCCCCGGGACGACAAGCTCGTCCCCGCCGGCGGGATCTACGCCGCCCTGGCCCACCTCGGGAGCGCCCGGTACGCGGCCGCGGTGAGCATCGGCACGCGTCCCACCTTCGGACCGGGCGCGCTGGTGGTGGAGGCGTATCTGCTGGATTTCTCCGGCGACCTCTACGATCAGGAGCTCGAGGTGGAGTTCGTGCAACGGCTGCGCGACGAGATTGCCTTCACCTCCGAGGAGGCGCTCATCAGGCAGATCGGAGAGGACGTGGAGGAGACCCGCCGCCTGCTGGAGGCGCCGGTGGACCCGGCCTGAGGGCGGCGTCGCCCCGCGCCGCCGGCCGGGGCGCGGCCGCCCCGTTGCGTTGTGGGGTGACCGGCCGCGTGGTAAAATTAACAAGTACCATTGAGTCTCTGGCTGGGCGGTGCGTGCCTCCGGCGGCCGCCGGGCCTTGATTCACCGATGGAGGTGGCCCTGTCGTGGCCTTGCCCAAGACGAAGAAGACCGAGATCGTGGACCGTCACCGCAGGCACGAAACCGACACCGGGTCCCCGGAAGTGCAGATCGCGTTGCTCACCGAGCGCATCAACCAGCTCACGGAGCATCTGGCTTTGCACAAGAAGGACATCCACTCCCGGCGCGGGCTGCTGAAGATGGTCGGCCAGCGCCGCCGGCTGCTCAGTTACCTGCAGCAGACCGACCTTCCCCGGTACCGGCAGCTGGTCGAGTCCCTTGGACTGCGCCGGTGATCGGGGCGCCGCCGGAGCGCGGCCCCGGTACGGAGCAACGATGAGGTGACGGGTTCGGGAGCGGGGGTCGTCCCCGCTCCTTCCGTGTGTAGGGATGGGAGATGGCAGGCGATAGAGGAGGAACAGGCTGATGATGCAGTGGGAGGCCCAGCAGGTCGGGGTCGAGGTGGCCGGACGCGTGCTGTCCTTCGAGACCGGCGTCCTGGCCCGCCAGGCGGGCGGCGCCGTGGTCGTGCGCTACGGCGACACGATGGTCCTCGTGACCGCCACCGCCTCGGAGGAGCCCCGGGAGGGGATCGACTTCTTCCCCCTGACCTGCGATCTGGAAGAGAAGATGTACGCCGCCGGCAAGATCCCCGGCGGCTTCTTCAAGCGCGAGGGCCGGCCGGGGGAGCGGGCCATCCAGACCGCCCGCCTCATGGACCGGCCGATCCGTCCGCTGTTCCCCAAGGGGTTCCGCAACGACGTGCAGGTAATCGCCACCGTCCTGTCGGCCGATCAGGAGAACGATGTGGCGATTCCCGCC from the Armatimonadota bacterium genome contains:
- the infB gene encoding translation initiation factor IF-2, with protein sequence MRVHELAKELGLSSKALMDLLAGMKVQVKSHSSTLDEGTAERVRRQVRARSAPAPEPAPGPVRVAKTPTGERILGMRKIVLPSPPPAVESPAEAPGVPGGSAPAAGPAASVPAAPVAAAPAAPPTATVVPAPPTPAASAPVVEAPKPAPAEMVEKPRPPAVEAPQRAAPAGPPPPPPAVRPAARPPAPPARDQRPAARPGGPGLSGPTRPGARPMPPRREAPRAPMVRPPVPPPPPLAAVPGSVAPVAGAPAAPAPPAPVREFPKKKERFIPPPPPPQPVALPPKVPAEIELTGALSVGELAAKLELPAGEVVKKLLEQGVLAGINQQIPLETAARVAEAFGSRVRRASPAPAAAGPVPRRLEVARDEEAEPRAPVVTIMGHVDHGKTSLLDAIRHTDVAAREFGGITQHIGASTVELDGRRIVFIDTPGHEAFTALRARGAQVTDIAVLVVAADDGVMPQTLEAINHARAAKVPIIVAINKIDLPQANVDRVKQQLSDQGLVPEDWGGDTVMVPVSARTKAGLKELLEMILLVADLQELRANPNRPARGTIIEASLDKGRGPVATVLVQEGTLRAGDAVVAGEASGRVRWMVNDRGERLTAAGPSSAVEVVGLDSVPTAGDLLEVVRDDRLAKAVAQERRERRRALEMAVVRPAAAEEAAAGEGPKELRLIVKADTHGSVEALTASLSRLATPEVGIAILHAAVGNVTESDVMLAVASRAVIVGFNVRPEAQVRKLAEQEGTEILSYRVIYEALDDLRHRLRGLLAPKKREVSLGQAEVRQTFTISRVGTVAGCFVAQGVIPRSASVRLIRDGVVVYEGKIASLRRFKEDVREVGAGFECGIALERFNDVKVGDVLEAFEIREEPA
- a CDS encoding DUF503 domain-containing protein, encoding MVVGVLRLQLSLPGSTSLKDKRRLLRSLLDRLHQTFNVSAAEVDRQDSRRHAEVGISYVSSTSAHASAVLSRVLDLVERESEIVVTGVELEWR
- the rbfA gene encoding 30S ribosome-binding factor RbfA yields the protein MSHRPEKVEQFIKEEVMRILQREVRDPRIGFVSVTDVEVSVDLRHARVFVSVLGDPGAKTATMEGLHSASRYIRRALGRRLQMRYTPDLTFTLDESIERGSRVLKLLGEVKSAPDAHAARDDRGDPAHDA
- a CDS encoding DHH family phosphoesterase, which encodes MPTLPETIAGILRTTPDALIVCHVAPDGDCLGSALALALACGQCGVQALVGSADGVPEVYRFLPGSDRILTAPPERACAVGVAVECSSLDRAGAFAEVLARSRTVINIDHHQSNTAFGDIVFHDPAAAAVGEQISEVIRAMAVPLTRELAQCLLTAIVTDTGRFGFPNTTPRTLRLAADLVAAGGSIPAVVERVYETRTAGGLRLLGASLQRLALAAEGRIAWTAVTPQMLQEAGAGADDVTGIVNLLRQIRGVQVALLFEVTPDGVRVGIRSRDGVRAHAIAEAFGGGGHAGAAGFTASGSLDDVVARTLAAAEKELHAAS
- the truB gene encoding tRNA pseudouridine(55) synthase TruB, giving the protein MPPPDGILNVLKPVGMTSHDVVDAVRRLAGTRRVGHTGTLDPGASGVLVLVVGRATRLAEFVAVTDKEYLVEVTFGRATDTGDAYGATVAEHPTEGLTAERVREVLRSFMGEIEQVPPMASAVHVGGRRLYELRREGARVDVPPRRVTIYQLELVEFAAERPARGRLHITCSKGTYIRGLCHEIGTALGVGAHASFMVRTRVGRYLLEDAYALEELTPRSLEDALESPEAALADLPAVELTAVQRQAVVHGQPVPLFKVPGWQRLVQADLVRLRDARGLVALARVEQGVLKPFKVLREG
- a CDS encoding bifunctional riboflavin kinase/FAD synthetase translates to MEVVRDLAAFPRQRVPVALALGTFDGVHRGHQALLQAAVRLAREVGGRAAAITFDPHPLTVIAPPPEPFLLTTLDERLTLLAAQGIDLTVVVRFDEALRRIDAAGWMAMLERHVGMQHLLCGDNYTFGRDRGGTAELLRRWAEARGVRVHVIAPVHVGGTLVSSTLIRRLLRSGEVREAARYLGRWYRLGGRVGRGDARGRRLGFPTANLVPRDDKLVPAGGIYAALAHLGSARYAAAVSIGTRPTFGPGALVVEAYLLDFSGDLYDQELEVEFVQRLRDEIAFTSEEALIRQIGEDVEETRRLLEAPVDPA
- the rpsO gene encoding 30S ribosomal protein S15, yielding MALPKTKKTEIVDRHRRHETDTGSPEVQIALLTERINQLTEHLALHKKDIHSRRGLLKMVGQRRRLLSYLQQTDLPRYRQLVESLGLRR